In Paenibacillus sp. FSL M7-0420, a single genomic region encodes these proteins:
- a CDS encoding class I SAM-dependent methyltransferase: MSKEVKLDLSRIVFIGRTFEEYMSMFNLTQTELKGRSILDCPAGACSFTAYANKLGADVTATDIAYFHDYEDLYTKGMNDLKHAMTKMEDAQTNYVWDYFQSVDELKQHRSHALTDCAEDMKNHPGRYIASALPSLPFKDKQFDLTLSAHFLFMYSDRLDFDFHRQAIQELLRVTKQEIRIFPLVSLSGERYRQLDELLTLLHQQGCSTEEITAGYEFQKGANSLLKITL, from the coding sequence ATGAGCAAAGAGGTTAAATTGGATTTAAGCCGTATCGTGTTTATTGGACGTACATTTGAAGAATATATGTCCATGTTTAATTTAACACAGACGGAATTGAAGGGACGGTCTATTCTGGATTGCCCCGCTGGAGCATGTTCGTTCACGGCCTATGCGAATAAACTAGGTGCCGACGTAACAGCAACGGATATCGCTTATTTTCATGACTATGAGGATCTTTACACAAAAGGCATGAACGACTTGAAACACGCCATGACCAAAATGGAAGATGCCCAAACGAACTACGTATGGGATTATTTCCAATCCGTTGATGAACTAAAACAACATAGATCCCATGCATTAACTGATTGTGCAGAGGATATGAAAAACCATCCCGGGCGTTATATCGCATCGGCACTGCCTTCGCTCCCATTTAAGGATAAGCAATTTGATCTGACACTGTCTGCACACTTTTTGTTTATGTATTCAGACCGGCTGGACTTTGATTTTCATAGGCAAGCAATTCAAGAGTTACTTCGTGTAACCAAACAGGAGATTCGGATTTTTCCTTTAGTCAGCCTTTCAGGAGAGAGATATCGCCAATTGGATGAGCTGCTCACCTTGTTACATCAACAGGGCTGTTCAACTGAAGAAATAACGGCCGGATACGAGTTTCAAAAGGGAGCAAACAGCTTGTTGAAGATCACTCTTTAG